In Stomoxys calcitrans chromosome 2, idStoCalc2.1, whole genome shotgun sequence, the following proteins share a genomic window:
- the LOC106085475 gene encoding uncharacterized protein LOC106085475 translates to MANLKDQNVTIQTKSKNPKQLYEELSENVTHQVYNLVEHLRQWIEKNSQPKRYNFPKPVRLKPTRWAKRGPMARRDWVKFYNWAAKNAAPKPPYEPKLRKRDIVDAKKAKESKEPLPYEELMQHAQNMAIPRIRRNKYEYPPEPQYAYIPQIDPKRRPKRERGRPFRTPEVPPDFQHIELEIDFWSQLRFPIRPSTASYNPSKTILKLAEPKVVPPLKQHCPIPEKPVEYIAPRRRMSPLQWREHKRRLEYLAKPIYRPIIDYFYYG, encoded by the coding sequence ATGGCAAATCTCAAGGACCAAAATGTCACCATACAAACCAAATCAAAAAATCCTAAGCAGTTGTATGAGGAGTTGAGCGAAAATGTAACCCACCAAGTTTATAATCTTGTGGAACATCTGCGACAATGGATAGAGAAAAATAGTCAACCGAAGCGTTATAATTTCCCCAAACCAGTAAGGCTAAAACCTACACGCTGGGCCAAACGTGGTCCCATGGCACGTAGGgattgggtaaaattttacaattggGCTGCTAAAAATGCTGCACCTAAGCCACCTTATGAACCAAAATTAAGAAAACGAGATATAGTTGATGCTAAAAAGGCCAAAGAATCAAAGGAACCACTACCTTATGAGGAGTTAATGCAGCATGCACAAAATATGGCAATACCTCGTATACGAAGGAATAAATATGAATATCCTCCAGAGCCCCAATATGCCTATATACCTCAAATTGACCCCAAAAGACGGCCAAAGAGAGAACGTGGTCGTCCCTTTCGAACACCAGAAGTTCCACCAGATTTTCAGCATATCGAATTAGAAATTGACTTTTGGTCTCAACTGCGATTTCCCATAAGACCTTCCACAGCTAGTTACAATCCTAGTAAAACTATTCTAAAATTGGCTGAACCTAAGGTAGTGCCACCACTTAAGCAACATTGTCCCATACCTGAAAAACCGGTGGAATATATCGCGCCACGTCGTCGCATGTCTCCACTGCAATGGAGGGAGCACAAAAGACGCTTGGAGTATTTGGCCAAACCCATTTATCGACCGATTATTGATTACTTTTATTATGGTTAG